A window of Nocardiopsis sp. Huas11 genomic DNA:
CCACGGGCTCGCGCTGGGTCGAGTGGGGCTCGCGCTGGGTCGGGTAGGTGTCGGTGGTGGAGGGGCGGGGGCGCCGTCGGGGATCGAGGGTGGTGGCCATGGGATGTCGGGCGCGTCCGGTGGGGTGCGCCCTCCTCCTTCTCGTGTGCTCACGTTCTCAGCCGTCCCGGTCGCCGTCACCGCCGGTGACCGTGGGGCCGACGCTTCCAGGGATAGCACGCGGTGACGACGGTTCACCGGTCGCCGCCGGATGCCGAGTCCCCCTGGGGAGAGCCGATCCGTGGGGATTGTCGTACCCGCGCACCACATCCACGTGAACGCACACCGGGCGGCCTGTGGACAGAGCGGGCACGGAGGGCGACCACGCCGCGGTCCTCCCACCCCGCCGTCGAGCGGTGAGCGCGCGGGCGTACGCGCGGGGAATACCTCCACGGCCAGGACCGTTCGAGGTGATAGTTTAATTGGAAACTACTTCTTCGGAAGCTACCTTGGAGGCGGCGGCCATGCAGTTCGGAATCTTCTCGGTGAGCGACGTCACCACCGACCCCACCACGGGGCGCACGCCGACCGAGGCCGAGCGCGTCAAGGCCATGGTCGCGATCGCGCTCAAGGCCGAGGAGGTCGGCCTGGACGTCTTCGCCACCGGTGAGCACCACAACCCGCCCTTCGTGGCGTCGTCCCCGACCACCATGCTCGGCTACATCGCCGCGCGGACCGAGAACCTCATCCTGTCCACGTCCACGACGCTGATCACCACGAACGACCCGGTGAAGATCGCCGAGGACTACGCGATGCTCCAGCACCTGTCCGACGGCCGGGCGGACCTGATGATGGGCCGCGGCAACACCGGGCCGGTCTACCCCTGGTTCGGGCAGGACATCCGCCAGGGCATCCCGCTGGCGCTGGAGAACTACAACCTCCTGCACCGGCTCTGGCGCGAGGACGTCGTCGACTGGGAGGGCAAGTTCCGCACACCGCTGCAGGGCTTCACCTCCACCCCGCGCCCGCTGGACGGGATCCCGCCGTTCGTCTGGCACGGTTCCATCCGCAGCCCGGAGATCGCGGAGCAGGCCGCCTACTACGGTGACGGCTTCTTCCACAACAACATCTTCTGGCCCGCCACCCACACCAAGAAGCTGATCTCGCTCTACCGGCGCCGCTTCGAGCACTACGGACACGGCAAGGCCGACCAGGCGATCGTCGGACTGGGCGGACAGGTCTTCATGCGCAAGAACTCCCAGGACGCGGTGAAGGAGTTCCGGCCCTACTTCGACAACGCCCCGGTCTACGGCGGCGGCCCCTCCCTGGAGGACTTCACCCGCGAGACGCCGCTCACCGTGGGCAGCCCGCAGCAGGTCATCGACCGTACCCTGGGTTTCCGCGACTCCTTCGGCCACTACCAGCGCCAGCTCTTCCTGATGGACCACGCCGGGCTGCCGCTCAAGACCGTCCTGGAACAGCTGGACATCCTGGGGGAGGAGGTCGTGCCCGTCCTGCGCAAGGAGTTCGCCGCGGGCCGGCCCGCCCACGTCCCCGACGCACCCACCCACACATCGCTCCTGGCCGCCCAGCGGGGGCCGGAGGAGAACACGGAGGCCCAGGCATGAGCACGCGCACACTCGTCACCGTCACCGCGGGGCTGAGCACGCCCTCCTCCACCCGACTGCTCGCCGACCGGCTGACGGCCGCGGCCGAGAGGGAACTGCGGGCGCGGGGCGAGGAGGTTGAGGTGCGGGTCGTGGAACTGCGCGACCTCGCCCACGACATCATGAACGCGATGGTGACCGGCGTGCCCACCGGCGAGCTGCGCTCCGTCCTGGACGACCTCGCGCGGGCCGACGGCGTCATCGCGGTCACCCCGGTGTTCAACGCCTCCTACAGCGGCCTGTTCAAGTCCTTCTTCGACGTGGTCGACACCGAGGCCATGGACGGCAAGCCCGTCCTGGCCGCGGCGACCGGGGGCAGCCCGCGCCACTCGCTCGTACTGGAGCACGCCCTGCGGCCGATGTTCTCCTACACGCGCTCGGTGGTCGTGCCGACCGCCGTCTACGCGGCCTCGGAGGACTGGGGCGCGGGCGACAGCGGCGGTCGTGAGCTGGGCGAGCGCATCGACCGCGCGGCCCGACAGCTCGCGGCCCTGGCCGTGGAGCACGTGGCGGACCGCGTCGACCCCTACGAGGAGCCGACGTCCTTCAGCGACCTGATGTCGGGGCTGGGCGTCTGATCGCGCGGCGGGGCGCCCGGGCCTGGTCGAACCAGTGCCTGGGCGCCCCGTGCTGCGCGGCCGGACTCCCCGGTCGCTCGCTGTGCGCGGTGGACGCTAGGCCGGTGAGCCGACGGTGGTGCGCACCCCGTCGATGACGCCGGAGTTCCACATCATGGAGATGTGCTCGACGCACCCGGTCCGGATGTTGTTCGCCCCGTCCAGCGAGGTGCTGTCGTAGGGCGAGATGACGATGTCGCAGGGCGAACGGAAGGTCGTGTAACCCACCGCGCCGGGCGTGGGGTCACCGCTGTTGAGCTCGGCCAGGAAGCCCGACCCGTGCCGCATCTCCGCGCACGGCGTGATGAGCGACGTGCACAGGTCGGCGATGTCCGTGCCGTTGTTGGGGCCGCCGATCGAGATCCACTGGTCGACCTTGTGTTCGCCGCCCAGGAACTTGATGTACCAGCGCGAGGACAGCCCGCCCATGGAGTGCGTCACCAGGTGGACCCGGTCGGCGCCGTGCTGGGCGCGCACGTCGTCGGTGTAGTGGGACAGGCGGTCGGCAATGGTGCGGTTCGACCGCAGCCAGTCGTAGGAGAACACGTGCAGCCGGTCGGCGGGGTAGCCCGACGCGACCAGGCTGTCCCGCATGGTCGACCACTGGCCGCCCTTGCCGGCGAATCCGTGGACGAAGATGATCGGGACGGGGCCGGCCGCGGCGGCCGGCGCGGCCTGGACCAGGCCGAGGGAGCCGGCGAGCGCGAGACCGCACAGGAGGGAGAGCAGGCGTTTCATGGTGCCTCCAGGGGGTGGGGGAGCCTTGAGTGTGTGGCGCGCGCCACACGGAGCGCATCGGCTGAACCGCCGGTCCCTTTACAGCTCTTTAACTCACGGGTAACTTTCTTGCCGTGACCCGCGTGCCCCCGCCTACACGCGTCGCCCCCCTGTACGGGCGTGACCAGGACATCGCCGCCACCCGCGACCTGCTGCGGGCCGCCCGCTCCGGCCGGAGCGGGATCCTGCTGGTCCGCGGCCGACCCGGCTCGGGCCGGTCCGCGCTGCTCGCGCACACCCGCGCCCACGCCCCCGACTTCACCGTGCTGGCCGCGCACGCCGCCCCCGAGGAACGCCACCTGGCCCTCGCCGGCCTGCACCAGCTCCTGCGCCCGGCCATGCCGTACCTGCCGCGCCTGCCCGCGGCCCAACGCGAGGCCCTGCACCAGTCCCTGGAGTGCGGGCGCACGGACCGGCCCTTCCCGCTGGCGGTGGCCGCCCTGGGACTGATCACGGAGATCGCCGCGGAGCACCCCGTCCTCATCTGCGCGGACGACGTCCACCTCATGGACGCGCCCTCCCGCGAGGTTCTCGCCTTCGCCGGCCGGCGGCTCGCCGACGAGGGCGTGGCCACCCTCCTGTCCGCCGAGACCGGAGCCCGCGGTGCGCCCGGCGGGGTCCCCGTCCTGGACCTGGCGCCCCTGGACCGGGAGAGCACCGAGCACCTCCTCGACGCGGCCGCCGCGCCGGATCCCCTGGCCGACACCGTCCGAGCCGAACTCGCGACGCTCGCGCGGGGCAATCCGCGAGCCGCACTCGAACTCCTGGCCGCGACCGGGCCCGCCCAGCGTTCCGGAGCCGCGGACCTTGGCCGCCCGCCCCGCTCACGCGGCGACCTCACCGACACCTACCTCGCCCGGGCCCATCGACTGCCCGCGCCGGTGCGCCACCGGCTCCTGCTGCTCGCGGCCGACCCCGGCGCCCCCGCCACGTCCGTGCTGTCCGCCTCCCCGGAGGACGGCGACCCCGTGCCCGGGTGGGAGCGGGCCGAACGCGCCGGGCTCGTCCACCAGGACGACGGATGGCCCGTTCTGGCGCACCCTGTGGTCGGGCCCGCGCTCTACCACGGCCTGCCCGCCGCGGAACGATGCGCCGCCCACCGCGCGCTGGCCCGCCGCGCCCCCGCCGACGCCGCCTGGCACCGGGCCGCGGCCCGCACCGCCCCGGACGAGGCCGCCGCCGCGGACCTGCGCCTGCTGGCCCTGGACCGGATGGGACGGCGCGGCCACGGCCCCGCCTCGGTCCTGTTCGAACGCGCCGCCGACCTCACACCTGCCGCCGCCTCCCGCGCCATGCGCCTGGCCGAGTCGGCCCGCGCGGCGTGGCTCTCCGGCAACCACCCTCGCACCCTGCGGCTCCTGGAACGCGTCGGTGACGAACTGCCCGCCCTGGGTACGCACGCCGGCTCCGTACGCGAACACGTCGAACTCGTGCGCGCCGACATGGAACTGCGCTCCGGCGTGGCCATCGCCGCCTTCCAGCGCCTGCGGACCTTCGCCGACCGCCTGCCCCGCCACGACAGCGCCCTGGCGCTGCGCGCCCTGCACCAGGCGGGGGAGGCCTGCTGTCTGTCCGGCGACCACACCCGCTACTTCGCCACCGCCGAACGTGCGCTCTCGCTCCACGGGGGAGGCGCCCGGCCCCAGGACCGCCTCGTCCTCGACTACATGGCGGGCAAGGCCGCCCTCTTCCAGGGCCGCCACCCCGAGGGCGTGGCCGCCCTGCGCCGCGTGATGGCGGCGGCCGACGGGACCGAGGACCCCCAGCACCTCCTCCTGGGCGGCATCGCCGGGCTCCTGTGCGGCGACAACCTGCGGGCCGGGGCCCTCGCCGGGCGGGCGGTCGACCACGCGCGCCGCACCGGCGCGGACTCCCTCGTCCCACGAGCCCTGGAGTTCCTCACCTACGCCGAACTCTGGCTCGGCCGACTCTCCCTCGCCGAGGCCGGCGCCGCCGAGGGGCTGCGCACGGCCGAGGCCACCGGCCAGGACAACTGCGCCGGCCACCACCGCGCCGGTCTCGCGCTGCTGGCCGCGATCCGCGGTGAGGAGGACGCCTGCCGGGAGCGGGCGGGGGCGGCCCTGGCCCTGGCCGACTCCCACGACCTCGGCCTGCCCGCGGGACTGGCCTCCTGGGCCCTGGCCCTGCTCGACCTGGCCCTGGGGCGGGTGGACGAGGCCGCCGCACGGCTGCTCTCCCTGCGCCGGGCGGGCCCGGGCCGCGGCCACACGGCCGTGCACCTGCTGAGCACGCCGCACCTGGTGGAGGCGACCATGCGGGGGAGCGCGACCGAACCCGGCCCCGACCGTGCGGAGGCCGTGCGCTCGGCCGTCACGACCTTCGAGCGCTGGGCCGAGGCCACCGGCGAGGCCGCCGCCCGCGCCCTCGCGCTGCGTTGCCGGGCGCTCCTGGCCTCGGGTCGGGAGAGCACGGAGCTGTACGGCCGTGCGGTCGACCTGCACGCGTCGGGCTACTGCGACCTCGAACTGGCGCGCACGCAGCTGCTGTTCGGTTCCCACCTGCGGCGCGAACGCAGCACGGGCAGGGCCCGCGAGCACCTGACCGCGGCCCTGGAGACCTTCGAGCTCCTGGGCGCGCGACCGTGGGCCGACCAGGCGCGCGCCGAACTGCGCGCCACGCGCGGCCGGCCCGCCCAGCGGGAGCGGGACCCCGCCAGGGAGCTCAGCCCGCAACAGCTGCAGATCGCCCGCCACGTCGCGACCGGGTCCACCAACCGGGAGGTGGCGGCCCTGCTGTTCCTGAGCCCGCGCACGGTCGACCACCACCTGCGCAACATCTACGCCAAACTCGGGATCCGGTCCCGGGTGGAGCTGGCCCGGCTCCTCGGCTGAGGCCGTATCGCCGCCACCGGCGCGCCCCCGCACCCCCGCGCCCCCGCGCTTCCGCGCGCCCCCGTGCATGCCCGCGCGTCTCTGCGCTGCCCACCGGACAAGGTGCCCGTGCCAGAGCAGACGGTCGAGGAGGCCGCGCACGTCCACCAGTCCGGCCAGGGCGCGCTGGTGGTCCGCCTGTTCGACCGAGCCCCGGCCCGCCGACGGCCGAACGGCGTTCGGTAGCGTGTCGCCATGGACTCAGCCAGCGTGTACACCCGTTGCCAGGACCGCCTGCTCGACCTGGCCGCAGAGTTGACGGCCGAGCAGCTCGCCACCCCCGTGCCCGCCCTGCCGGACTGGACCGTCCTGCAGACCTACGCCCACCTCGCGGGCGTGTGCGCCGACGTGGTCGGCGGCCTGGTGCCGCCCTCCGACGACACCACCACGGCCCGCCAGGTCGCCGAGCGCGCCGGAGACGACCTGGACGCGGTGTGCGCGGAGTGGCGCAGCCAGGCTCCCGCGCTGCTGGAGGTCTTCGCGCGCGAGACCCGTGCCCGGTACCGGCTGCCCGCCCTGGACGTGTGGCACCACGAGAACGACATCCGCGGCGCGCTGGGTCTGGGCGCCCAGACCCTGGACGCCGACCAGCTCGCGCACTTCACCGTGGGCGGCCTGGCGCGCGGCTGGGCCCCGGACGTGCCGGGGGTGCGCGTCGTGGCCGTCGACACCGGACAGGAATGGCTGCTGGGCGAGCGGGCGGACCTGGAACTGCGGGCCGAGGCCTTCGAACTCGCGCGCGCCGTGACGGGTCGCCGCAGCGTGCGGCAGATCGCCGCCATGGACTGGAAGGGCGACCCGAGCGCGGTGGCGCACCGCCTGCCGACCCTGCCCGCGCCCGAGGTCGATCTGGCCGTCTGAGGCCGAACGCACCGGCGCGGCCCGCCGGTGCGTTCGATCGGCGTCCGGCGGGCCGCACACGGGGGAGCGGTCCCCGCGGAGCGCGCTCCTACACCGACTGCTCCCTGCGGCCGGCGTGCTTGCGCGGCTTGGGCACGTCGCGCATCTCCACGTAGGGCTCCACACCCTCCGGGTGACCCGTCTCGGCGGCCCGGCCG
This region includes:
- a CDS encoding LLM class flavin-dependent oxidoreductase, whose amino-acid sequence is MQFGIFSVSDVTTDPTTGRTPTEAERVKAMVAIALKAEEVGLDVFATGEHHNPPFVASSPTTMLGYIAARTENLILSTSTTLITTNDPVKIAEDYAMLQHLSDGRADLMMGRGNTGPVYPWFGQDIRQGIPLALENYNLLHRLWREDVVDWEGKFRTPLQGFTSTPRPLDGIPPFVWHGSIRSPEIAEQAAYYGDGFFHNNIFWPATHTKKLISLYRRRFEHYGHGKADQAIVGLGGQVFMRKNSQDAVKEFRPYFDNAPVYGGGPSLEDFTRETPLTVGSPQQVIDRTLGFRDSFGHYQRQLFLMDHAGLPLKTVLEQLDILGEEVVPVLRKEFAAGRPAHVPDAPTHTSLLAAQRGPEENTEAQA
- a CDS encoding FMN reductase; this encodes MSTRTLVTVTAGLSTPSSTRLLADRLTAAAERELRARGEEVEVRVVELRDLAHDIMNAMVTGVPTGELRSVLDDLARADGVIAVTPVFNASYSGLFKSFFDVVDTEAMDGKPVLAAATGGSPRHSLVLEHALRPMFSYTRSVVVPTAVYAASEDWGAGDSGGRELGERIDRAARQLAALAVEHVADRVDPYEEPTSFSDLMSGLGV
- a CDS encoding triacylglycerol lipase, coding for MKRLLSLLCGLALAGSLGLVQAAPAAAAGPVPIIFVHGFAGKGGQWSTMRDSLVASGYPADRLHVFSYDWLRSNRTIADRLSHYTDDVRAQHGADRVHLVTHSMGGLSSRWYIKFLGGEHKVDQWISIGGPNNGTDIADLCTSLITPCAEMRHGSGFLAELNSGDPTPGAVGYTTFRSPCDIVISPYDSTSLDGANNIRTGCVEHISMMWNSGVIDGVRTTVGSPA
- a CDS encoding LuxR C-terminal-related transcriptional regulator codes for the protein MTRVPPPTRVAPLYGRDQDIAATRDLLRAARSGRSGILLVRGRPGSGRSALLAHTRAHAPDFTVLAAHAAPEERHLALAGLHQLLRPAMPYLPRLPAAQREALHQSLECGRTDRPFPLAVAALGLITEIAAEHPVLICADDVHLMDAPSREVLAFAGRRLADEGVATLLSAETGARGAPGGVPVLDLAPLDRESTEHLLDAAAAPDPLADTVRAELATLARGNPRAALELLAATGPAQRSGAADLGRPPRSRGDLTDTYLARAHRLPAPVRHRLLLLAADPGAPATSVLSASPEDGDPVPGWERAERAGLVHQDDGWPVLAHPVVGPALYHGLPAAERCAAHRALARRAPADAAWHRAAARTAPDEAAAADLRLLALDRMGRRGHGPASVLFERAADLTPAAASRAMRLAESARAAWLSGNHPRTLRLLERVGDELPALGTHAGSVREHVELVRADMELRSGVAIAAFQRLRTFADRLPRHDSALALRALHQAGEACCLSGDHTRYFATAERALSLHGGGARPQDRLVLDYMAGKAALFQGRHPEGVAALRRVMAAADGTEDPQHLLLGGIAGLLCGDNLRAGALAGRAVDHARRTGADSLVPRALEFLTYAELWLGRLSLAEAGAAEGLRTAEATGQDNCAGHHRAGLALLAAIRGEEDACRERAGAALALADSHDLGLPAGLASWALALLDLALGRVDEAAARLLSLRRAGPGRGHTAVHLLSTPHLVEATMRGSATEPGPDRAEAVRSAVTTFERWAEATGEAAARALALRCRALLASGRESTELYGRAVDLHASGYCDLELARTQLLFGSHLRRERSTGRAREHLTAALETFELLGARPWADQARAELRATRGRPAQRERDPARELSPQQLQIARHVATGSTNREVAALLFLSPRTVDHHLRNIYAKLGIRSRVELARLLG
- a CDS encoding maleylpyruvate isomerase N-terminal domain-containing protein; this translates as MDSASVYTRCQDRLLDLAAELTAEQLATPVPALPDWTVLQTYAHLAGVCADVVGGLVPPSDDTTTARQVAERAGDDLDAVCAEWRSQAPALLEVFARETRARYRLPALDVWHHENDIRGALGLGAQTLDADQLAHFTVGGLARGWAPDVPGVRVVAVDTGQEWLLGERADLELRAEAFELARAVTGRRSVRQIAAMDWKGDPSAVAHRLPTLPAPEVDLAV